In Oryza sativa Japonica Group chromosome 3, ASM3414082v1, one DNA window encodes the following:
- the LOC4332643 gene encoding uncharacterized protein, which produces MGGSLVSMLRWPPDLGVPSLAALLPSSAAGHYAGAPALRGWHWQHWWPERLGSAVRRWPELVQDFSPVVDAVLWGLVTAIESVALFSMVCCFFLFCGCTL; this is translated from the coding sequence ATGGGGGGCAGCCTGGTGTCCATGCTGCGGTGGCCGCCGGACCTCGGCGTGCCGAGCCTGGCGGCGCTGCtgccgtcgtcggcggccggCCACTACGCGGGCGCGCCGGCCCTCCGCGGGTGGCACTGGCAGCACTGGTGGCCGgagcggctcggctcggcggtgcggcggtggccggagctcGTGCAGGACTTTTCCCCCGTCGTGGACGCCGTGCTCTGGGGCCTCGTCACCGCCATCGAGTCCGTCGCGCTCTTCTCCATGGTGTGCTGCTTCTTCCTCTTCTGCGGCTGCACGCTATGA